The genomic stretch TATTGAAACCTCTTTAAATACTTTCGTGAACGATGATCCAGCTTTGGTTCGTCGTTTGTCTCGTTTAAAAGGGCAGATCATTCAAGTCAATTTGAAAGAGTTGAACAAAACACTCACTTTCGTTTTCAGCCAACAGATTGATGTGTTGTCAGAATACGAAGGGCAGCCTGACTGCTACCTATCTTTGAACCTATCGGTGTTACCTGAACTGCGTGAGCAATCGAACATCACCAAGCTGATCAAGCAAGATAAGCTGATCTTAGAAGGTGATATTCAACTGGCTCAAAAATTCGCTCAACTGATGACAGACTGCAAGCCGGATTTGGAAGAATGGTTGTCGCGTGTGACAGGTGATGTGGTTGCGCATACCTTGGTACAAGGCGTTAAGAATGTTGGTGGCCTTGTGGCTAAGCAAGCGACTAAGCATCAAAACCACCTCGCTCAGGTATTAACGGAAGAGTGGAAGATTGCTCCAGCGCCATTAGAAGTGGCACATTTTTGCGATCAGGTTGATGACGTGAAAAGCTCAGCAGCACGCCTTGAAGCTAAGTTGAACGCTCTGTTGGAGAAAGCATGACCCCAACAGAACTGAAACGTCTTTATCATATTATCAAGGTACAGTTGGAATATGGCCTTGATGAATTGATGCCAGAGCACCAATTGACCAAAGCCCCTTTGCTGGCG from Vibrio pomeroyi encodes the following:
- a CDS encoding ubiquinone biosynthesis accessory factor UbiJ, giving the protein MPFDPLVTAVIETSLNTFVNDDPALVRRLSRLKGQIIQVNLKELNKTLTFVFSQQIDVLSEYEGQPDCYLSLNLSVLPELREQSNITKLIKQDKLILEGDIQLAQKFAQLMTDCKPDLEEWLSRVTGDVVAHTLVQGVKNVGGLVAKQATKHQNHLAQVLTEEWKIAPAPLEVAHFCDQVDDVKSSAARLEAKLNALLEKA